The following proteins come from a genomic window of Solwaraspora sp. WMMA2065:
- a CDS encoding DUF5703 family protein — MDYEYAPLRLPPNVDRVTAAAQLAIQAEFSGWELARVRLFRDGTRQVVLRRRIARQPQPGLST; from the coding sequence ATGGACTACGAGTACGCGCCGCTGCGGTTACCGCCGAACGTCGACCGGGTGACCGCAGCCGCGCAGTTGGCGATCCAGGCCGAGTTCTCCGGCTGGGAGCTCGCCCGGGTGCGGCTGTTCCGTGACGGCACGCGCCAGGTGGTGCTCCGGCGCAGAATCGCCCGGCAGCCGCAACCCGGGCTCAGTACGTAG